Within Hirundo rustica isolate bHirRus1 chromosome 12, bHirRus1.pri.v3, whole genome shotgun sequence, the genomic segment AATAAACGTGAACAGctgaaggagaagaggaaggcaGCTCTAGATGCAAGGCTGTCCAAACTTCGAGCACGGAAGATTAAAAAGTTAAGGGAAGCTGGAttggaggaagaggcagaaaaactGGAGAATGGAGGTATGATCTATTGCCTTTTTGAGTTAAATACTTGCTATTTCACCTTGTTCTTGATCTTCAGACAGATTCTAATTTATATTTGTTTAGACATTCAATATCTTGTATTGTGTGTCCTATATATACAATTACCGTAACTGTTAGGATAATGAGAGTTGATGTAATTGTGTGTAGATATAAAATCATGCCAGAAATAGCTTAATAGTGCAGGTAAAAATATGGTATGTAGATTGTAGCCTTTTTTTGATTCACACCTGACAGCAGGAATTACATGGGTTAATTATGCAGGTTGAGGTCAGAGCTGCTGACATTCTACTGGCTTTTTCTTCTATGAAGATGAGGTAGAATAAGTAGTAACAAGTCAATTTTGATATCATACAATGTACACTGTGACAGTTTCAGTGCAGTGTGTGAATTGGAGATACAGCTGACTCTAGGATTTAGGATAATGAATTTGAATTCTAATCCTGTCTCTGTGCTGTCACCCTTACAACACTGATAGTCAACTTGTACTGTCTGTCTCCCACTGGAAAATGTAACTTATATTTAACTGTGTCAGAATTCCATGCAAGTGATTAACCGTGAAATGTTCTGGAAATGATGAACAGCATCATGCCACTGCTCGCTGTTATGGTTGATCAGAAGAATAAGAATGCAAATTGTTTTCTCCAGTAAATAAAATAGAGATACTGTTATTATTAGAGATATATGGAAAtaaatgttcttatttttaCCTGTGAGGGTCATACAGATTTTATTCTGTAACTGACAATCTCTACTGTTGCTTCCTGTAACACAGAGGTGAAAGGTGCTGCTGAGGAACCAGAGCCTCCAAGAGTTACTGCACCAAGTAGGAAGGTAGAGGTTATCATCCAGGAGAGGAGAGATACAAAGCCTGGAGTGCCTTATGTCCGAGAATGGGATAAAGGCAAAGGTAAGGAAATGCAGATTCAGGAACATTGTTGGGAAAGAGCATGTACGCTGCCActtccatttctgttttgtgACCAAAGTATGGCAAGACTGAGAAGCACTGAAATCCTTTCTGCCTTGGTATTGATGACTCTCCAGAGTCCAGGGCAGTGACTGACAAGGATGCCTTAGTACCAGTAGCTGCTATTATGTCCccaggatttttcttctgtgtgaatTACTGCATTTCTGGAAGATCTTGACAGATTGACAGAATGACAAATTCTGTAGTTCTTAAGATGAACAGTGTGATCTTTTCTTGATATATTCCTCTGGCTTGTGCTACCTGATAGCAGGATGTATCACACAAACAGGTACAGCACGATACTAAAACATGATGCCAGCAGAGACCACTTCAGTGCCTGTGTCCCATTTTGAAGCATCTTCCTTGTCACAAAGTGAAGGCTGTCTTGTAGATCCTTCCCAAACGTGTTAATTAATTTTGCACTACTAATCTAAGTTCATGTACATTCTTCTAATCTGATGCCTGGCTCCTAAGGTAAAAGCAAACAAGGAATAGGCACAGCACAAAAATGCTCACCTTCTTTAGTACTATAATGGCACTATTCCTCTTCTGTGCAATACTGGTATTTCCagattcttcttccttttcaatCTTTATGTTCTATTAATGAACATCACTGTGAGGGGAAACTTCATGGTTCCATTAAAACCCTAAACTTTCAGATCCTACCTCATAAATCTTTATCCTGCCTGGCactacttttttccttcctctgaggaAGCCTGGTATCTCACTAACATCtaggcagcactgcagcaaataccacatgcagaaagcagaggaCAACTTACTCTAAAATGAAAGTGAACTAATCGTGGTTCACTAAAGGAATCTGCACTAGATTCTTGTATTTCCATGTAGTATGCAGTGGAAAAGGAACTTCAGGTGGCTTTACACAGCTGCATCTTCTCTTGCcagtttgttttccctcctATCTGACTGACCTTCAGACCTTGAAATCTATGCTAAATCTAccattttcctgtttctaaCAGAACTGATGTTTGGACaatgggaaaagaaacaggaagaacTTAGAGATGAGCGAGACCCCGAATTTGCACCACCTTCTGATTACTTTTTGggacaaaagaaagatgattaTTACAGAAGTCGGAATTTGAACAGTTCTGAAACCtcctctgaaaaactggaaACGGAGAGAGCACAAAACCAACAGAGGCCATCAGTgcagggcagtggcagcagcgCTGGAGATGTGCCACCATCAGCACAGGCTTCCAACAGCAACGTTCCAGATAAGCCAGGGTCAGCAGAGCCCAGTGGCCATGACGCTCAGGGCGTGTCATCAACAGAGGATGAAAGCAGCGATGACGAGGACATGCTACCACCAGCACAGGCTTATGGCTACGGTGCCCGAGGTGTGCCACCACCACTGCGGGGTTACGGCTACAACGCCCGGGGCGTGCCACCGCCCATGCCAGCCTATGGCTACGGCACTCCCGAGGTGCCCTTCCCAGTGCAGGCTTACAGCTATGGAGCACCAGGAATGGTGCCACCTATGCATGCGTATGGCTATGGCACTCCTGAGATGCCGTTTGCAATGCAGGCTTATGGCTACGGCACCCAGGATGTGCCACCAGGAATGCAGACCTGTGGGTGCAGCACCCAGGGTGTGCCACCAGGAATGCAGACCTGTGGCTGCAGTGCCCAGGAACTGCTACCAGGAACACAGGTCTGTGACCTCAGCAGCCAAGATGTGCTACCAGGAATACACACTTGTGGATGCAGCAGCCAAGATGTTCCACCAGGAACACACACCTGTGGATGCAGCAGCCTGGACGTTCCACCAGGAACAGACACCTATGGCAGCAGCACCCAAGAGGTGCCACCAGGAACAGACAcctgtggcagcagcacccaggaTGTGCCACCAGGAACACAGGCCAGTGGCTGCAGCACTCAGGATATGGAACCTCCAGAGCAGACCGACAGCAGTGACACTCCAAATCAGGAACCACTTTACCAAAGTTTAGATGATATGCTCTCTTATTATAGACAAGTGACTTGAGCTGAGCAAAAAGATAAGCAAGAACCATGATCTAAAGAACTGAAATATTATTAAGTATGTGCTCAGCAGAATATTATTTTCCCAAATCCACATATGGGAAAAATAAGTTTCTGTAAGTACGTCAGAATAAATCTCCTGGATACCTAAGCTGTTTTACATCACAGCTATATTTTGCccagttggtttttttaattcttaccTCTTTACTAAAATTTAGCTATTTGACATTTATATGTGAAATTAAGGGTATATTAATTACTTGCTTTCAAGAGACCCTTTAGTTGGTTGCTCCCAGCTGTCTTCTGGTTTGGAGGTACTACAACTTTAGTGATATCCATAGAAACAGTATGGAAATGGTagctcctctgctgccaaaTACAGAATGATCTTGTTCCTTACTTAATCTCCTGTCTTTTGAAAGTGCCAAATCTTATCTAGTAAACAGTGGTGGTTCTCATGGCCTCTGCATTCCTGAGGTCCATATATAGCTCATAATTCTGTGCAGCGTTTTAGAGGGAGGGAGACATTGCAGAAATTGATAAATAATGATGGGtaggttaaaaataaacacatcatTGAAGCAGAAGCCTTGACACCTGAAATTACTGTCTTACTTATTTAGAAAATCATAATTCTCGAACTGTTTTTCTTGCATAAGGAGTTATATATATGGCtttatttaatactttttttttttcaaaaactgtGATACTGGAGTAATTGAATATAAAAGCAGACCAATCTCTACCAAACTCTTCAGAATCTTAGTAAATGAGAATACTTACTTGCCATTtagaagatttttatttctgaaggtAATTTAgatcattttattttaaaagcctcaTACGAGCATAGGACCTAGAAAGGCAGGTTGGAATGGGCAATTGCATAGATTGTTAAATATCAGAGATAAAGTCAAAATAGCAGACATTTAAATGCGACAGTGAACTGGCGAAAGAGACAAAGCTGATGAGCTTCTCTTGTGTGCTTCAGTCACATCTGAGGCTGCTCTGCAAGCCTGGTGGGCAGCAAGATGTTCAGTGTGACTGAAGGATGTGCAGAAGAATAAATTCTGTCCTCAAATTCTAATTTAGCCTCAGCTCCTACATCACTGGCTTTTGCACTGGAAGTTGCAGAGCAGAACAGTACATTACATGTTAATTTAACCTCAGAATACTACTCTGAACTAAGATGATACCACTGTCccaattttgaagaaaatgagaatggaAAACATCTTAGACATCACACCCAGTTCTCCAGGCTGGCTGATTACACTAGAGAAGTTTCCTCTTCTAAGACCGTACAGAATCAGTATCTGGAAGCCATTCAGAGCAAGGTATAATTTCCTTGGAGCTGAACTAACTGTAAAGAGTGGGCAGGGTCTTTTCAAGCAGTAGAGCTTGACTTGAATTGATTATGGCATTCATATCATTCAATGGATTTCCCTGCAAAGGATATTCATGTCTATTTTGCTGCTATTTTAATTGAGATCCATTTCCAACTGCCTTTTGGactggtttgttgtttttttttttccctgtgccctTCAGACTGTGATAATTGTATGTATATCTATGATTTAGGacttttattgtttttgcaTTCGTTTAACAttgagctggagctgcagtaaGGAACGAGATGCCATTTATCGACGCGGTGCCGGAACAGCCCGCTGGCTCCTGACAACGCGCCGAGAGTGGCTGCTCACAGGTGCAACACGatctgaggagcagcagagcagggctggctctctATGGCCTGGTGGTGTGCTGGAGCACCGAGGGCAGAGACAAGAACAAGGGAGAGATCTTCCAGATAGGTTCCAAGGTGGTTTATTACCAAGGAGGGTCCCGCGACTTAGGACAAGGAATTGGAGTATGCAAGAATTATAAATGGGAAGGTTAAGGTGAGGGCACAAATTTTCAGCCAGTAGGGGGAAGATTGGGGAGGATTGCAAGGCAGGGTTTACACAATTTGAACCAATGAAGAAACAGGGGGAGGGAACTGTCTAAACAAACCAATGGGGCCTCGAGTAATAGGGGATTTCCAAGGGGCTTTCCAGAGCAGGGGCTTGGGACAGGGAACAATCTGGCTcaaggggcagggctgggacaagaTAGACAACTGGGTGGGAAGATACAACTTAGGACTGAACCAACTATACAGGGGGGAAAACGAACAAACCATTGAAGataaaaacacaacacaacaatTTATTACATAGTGTTATGTAAAAAGATACAATCAAAGCGTTCCTTTGTTTAGCTTCATTTCCAGAGCCTAATATTAAACAGGACTCTTGGCCAGGAGGGTGCTTCAATGCCTACATTGAAGCTGAGCCTGTTGAGAACAGCTCTCCCACTGCAGTGATCTGTCACTTTGCCATttggtctctttctctcttGTCTAGCTTTTttgctgaaatgttttttgCATATTGTCTCATGCTGTGGAGCACACATCTCTGTTCACTGTCCTCCCCTGAGACCACTTCAAGTTAGCTTGGCTGGGAACAGCAACCTCATTCATTTCATTCAGTAAATTCCTGGGGCAAACAATTCCTTATTGATACACTGCCacaaagttttatttctctcatATTTTGAAGTGTgttgtgtccctgtccctcttcCTTCTCATTTAAAATACCCCCCAGGTTCCCTACTTTGACACCATTGGAAATGGGGGTGCAGGTGGGCAATGTGGGGTAGGGGTCTGCCACCATCAGTGTGTGGCTGATGAAAGTGAAGTAAAGCCAGCTTGTGCTCTCACTGACCATGCAGAACTGTAAGCACACTCTCTCTGGTTGTGTACCAGTGGTGGCTTGTGTTGCCTTCAGTGTTCTGCACAGATGCAGGGCCAGTCCCTGCTCTGTATCTAAGGCAGTTTTGTCCTACATTCTTGTGTGAATAGTTTTCTGTTAGTAAAGGTAACTTTATCCAAAATGCAATGATGCAATTTTGAATTTCAGCCTTCACACACTCTATCTGGCTGGCAAGACTCAATCTGATGTCCAGAAAAGTACTTGTAGAGAAGACCATTTTCTCAGTATTACCAAGGGCTGATTTATCCCCTTTCggagggcagcagggatccGACCTTCCTATGAACCATTAGTGCGTGAGATGAGGCTGATACAGCGGTAAAAACTACGTGGCTGTTGCTGTGCCAGCTCAGGGGCCTGACGCGGCATCGCTCGCTGGCTCCTCGGGGTTCGGGCACAGGAAGCCCGGGAATACGAGCCGAGGCCGTCCGGGTAAGAGCCTGCCGTGCGGTGCCGGGGCCGCCCGGGTAAGAGCCTGCCGTGCGGTGCCGGGGCCGCGCTGAGGGGCCTCGCCGGGGCCGTCCGGGTAAGAGCCTGCCGTGCGGTGCCGGGGCCGCGCTGAGGGGCCCCGCCGGGGCCGTCCGGGTAAGAGCCTGCCGTGCGGTGCCGGGGCCGTCCGGGTAAGAGCCTACCGTGCGGTGCCGGGGCCGCGCTGAGGGGCCCCGCCGGGGCCGGCGCGGGAGCTCCGCTGGCGGGAAGCGGCCGCTGGAGAGCGCTGCGCATGCGCAACGCGGCGGTAACGGGTCTGCGGTTCCCGCGGTGGCCGCGCGGGGGCGGCAGAGCCCGGGGAAGGGCGGGAGCCccgcgcgcggccccgcccggtcccggtcccggtcccggtcccgcgCCGCGGCAGAAGCGCTGCCCCCCGCTCTGGGCACGAgctgagggcagggggaggacCCGCGCCTCCAGCTCCCGGGCGTGCAGGGCACCTGCCCTTCCCGCCCCGCTGAAACGGAGCCTCGCCTTTCCGAGGGAAGGACGTGACGCCCTTAGCTCcctaaaaatgtttctttttaacaagGAAACCCTGCTAGGAGTACGCTGTGCACCGAACAGCCAACACCTGCAGTCTCTTCCTTAGAAGCCCAGATTTCCCATGTAACTCCCCCACCACTGCAGCCTAAGAGTCTCGCTGTTCTCAGAAGCcattccctccctgcagctATCAGCTGCCTTGCCTGACAGCAGGAACAGTCTCTGTATCACCATTTCTCTTCTCTAATAAGGCCTTTGAATTGATTCTTTCCCCTGTTAATTCCCACCTTGGGAACAGCATATTCCTTCCTTCAAGTCTCCATAACCAGTATTCAATCGCTGCCATTCATTTCAAGAATTAAGCTAGTCTCAAAAGCActgctcccccctcccctctccatcccaaaGGCATTCTGTGAGTGTAAAGGAGCTGAGATGTCAGTATGTAGCTCAGGAGAAGAGTGTAGCGATAATTTGTAGGACTAAGGCATGTGTATGTTCAGCAGTCAGTGGGACTATAGGGCACAGCAGTGTTCTTAAGTAGGAACACAGAAATGAGTGTTGTTTTGGAGTGGCTCGCCCCAAGGTGCTGGTGATGGAAGTACAACCCAACTTTTGCTTAAAGAAAACTTAGAGCTCTTAGGAGAGCACACACTGCTATAACCACATCTCAGACAACTGCAGCTAAACTTAAGCCTCTGGATTAAAACTGCAGATTTTAACACTCAGGCCCTGACTCCACTGTCAAAAGAGAACAGAAGTTGAAATTTATTCTCACAAATGGCTACCAAACCACCAGATGCACTCAGGCTGCACAAGGGTACATAAGGTCTTCAGTAAAAGTTTCATTTCTTGAACAAAACagtaaagacatttttaaacaaaacccacaggTAAAGAGAAAATATCACATCTTAACAAAAAGGATTTATTCTGACTAAACAAAATGTACAATGTTTCCCAAATGACAGAGTGTTTTCAGGACTCTCTGAAGACTGCAGATCCATTGAGTAATTTGGTCACTTCTTACCCTGCAGTTCGATCAAGCTACTTTTTGCCAGACTTCTTTATTCCACCACTGGCTGCCAAAAGAAACAACACAGCTGGTTAGGTGACTGTGACAGAACTTAGCTACAAAATGCAGTTCCTCATAAAGCTGAATCCCCTCATTAGACAGCCTGCACAGCCCAGTTTCCTGCTGGTGAATTGTTTCTTCATGTGCGACTACTCCTGTGTGGTTTTGATCTCACACACCTTACTGTGAACCGTGATTTATTTAACATTAGAAATTGAGTTTCTCCTGGAACCAAATATGCCCCATGATTCTACAATGGAACTAAATATTCCAACAGTTACTTTGTTTCTCCATTGATTATTTCTTATACAGCAGGAGCACAGTCTGGTCAAATCAAAATCAAGGCTAAGGGAAAAGCATTGGTATCCCTACACCAAAGCCCCCAGCTGGGATCAAAGCTCTACAGAAGCAGGTACTGAAATCACCTGCAGATTACTGAAGACACTAAAGTAAAAGAACACCAGGAACTGACCCAGCAACAAGTGTGGCATTTGTTGTAAATGCAGATTTTCTCCAGTTGTGTCAGGTTTGACcagtgggaaggaaagagaacagCAAGGCTGCACCAAGACAGACTGCGAGGGCCGAGGGTCAGCAACAGATTCGGCATTGCAAATTGATTCCAACAGCATTGCCCTGCTAAGGCTCTTGGAAACAGGCTGACCCTGCCACAGCAACACAACGATCATTACCTACTTTGGTAAGCATCAGACAAGGGCCACATGACTGACATAGAATCTAGAAAAGGGCAGAGAAAGAACTCTGAAGAGATCTGTGAGCTGATGCACCCTACACAGAATGAGTTTAGGATGGTAAGGACAGAAGAGAGGTTCAATGAATTCTATTGCATCTGTCTGAAACACCAAAGACGTGCCAAGTCCCACACCCAGCACACTTTTTGTACACAGATAAACCAGAGGAGTTAGATCAGTCTGAGATAAATACACAATATTCCAAATCAGAGGGACTGGACGGCACTTCCTTCAAGAGCACCCAACAAGCTGTAATGCAAAAATGCAGATCTGCTGGCTAAGAAGTAAAACACCAATATAGACATTATGTCAGAGGACTCACGGACTGCCAGCAAAGCTCCCAGATATGGAATGAGTTCTGTGAGGAACTGGGCAACTACAGAGCAGTGAGTCTGAGCTCAATCTCTGAGAAGATAACAGAGTCTGGAACAAAGCAAATGAATGAACAGTCTTGTGAAAGTTAAGAGGATTCCCATAAAGAGTAAATCCTTCCTCACTGACCTGCTGGGACCCTGAGGTTATCAGTAAGCATCTGAATAAAGTGAACTCAGGGGACTTTGTACTTTCACGCAGTACCTGACAAAATTCCATAGCAAAGGTTGTTAGTGAAACTATTTTGCTATGGGATTGTTGGAAGGGTGTTTCAAGACTGAAAGTTTGCTGAAAAATAGGAAGTAAAGTGTGAAGTTAATGATCTTCTCAGAATGGAAAAGTGGTTAGTAACATTAATGGGCCAcaggccaggagcagggagggcagacCCTTGAACATCTCTGGTGGGACCATGGCAAatgctggaggagcagaaggTGAGTCAACACTCTCCAACTGTCACTGAGACAGCGACTGGGCTCCATGCACCACCACGGCACATCTGTGAACTCACTTCATGTCTCATGTTTTTCACAAGTCACTCAGGCAAAGGGACTGAAGTCTGACTGGTTTCCagtcactattttttttcccctgccaaGAATCTCCTGCTCTTGAAGAAATTCATCCTCTCAGAGGATAAGCACTGGATTTGTTAAACTTGGAGGACTGTGGCAAAGCCTACATGTAAtacatctgaaaagaaaagactggtgtgctaaaaaaaaaagtagaaatgttCCTGCACATACCAGTGGAATAGGTCAGCATGCCAGACATAGTGTTTTGCCTGCTGAACAAGAACATGCATcatttgggaaggaaaaggaaaaagctctACTTGTTCCATATCATCTGTACCTGCCATCAACTTACTTACGTATATCAAATAACCTAGAGGCACCTGCCTTTTTATGTTTGGCAagcaaaaacattaaaattttgaagCCAGCAAGACCCCCATTTCTCCTTCCAGGATGGCACCTCACTTACC encodes:
- the CCDC174 gene encoding coiled-coil domain-containing protein 174 isoform X2 yields the protein MDRRKKPLDVAASSLVDLKAELFRKQEEFKKEKLLKDAGVFAKPRTSNKKPSIWTKQNTGVVNRAAKDVEQKAEEQDILDKSRKKLEEKAKLYEKMTKGDFPDEETEDLYLVDFTQKIIDKQHEVQELHQSEAAGKTSERDTDEEETQPEADIPPPEDPDEEWVDYVDFLGRSRRCMKKDLPSLLKMDQELQGKRQEPDGNTLLSEDMRRELQRQQWEKEEEEALRKPMGPIHYEDIRENEARQLGVGYFAFSRDQELRHKQRATLDMLREQTLDQRNKREQLKEKRKAALDARLSKLRARKIKKLREAGLEEEAEKLENGEVKGAAEEPEPPRVTAPSRKVEVIIQERRDTKPGVPYVREWDKGKELMFGQWEKKQEELRDERDPEFAPPSDYFLGQKKDDYYRSRNLNSSETSSEKLETERAQNQQRPSVQGSGSSAGDVPPSAQASNSNVPDKPGSAEPSGHDAQGVSSTEDESSDDEDMLPPAQAYGYGARGVPPPLRGYGYNARGVPPPMPAYGYGTPEVPFPVQAYSYGAPGMVPPMHAYGYGTPEMPFAMQAYGYGTQDVPPGMQTCGCSAQELLPGTQVCDLSSQDVLPGIHTCGCSSQDVPPGTHTCGCSSLDVPPGTDTYGSSTQEVPPGTDTCGSSTQDVPPGTQASGCSTQDMEPPEQTDSSDTPNQEPLYQSLDDMLSYYRQVT
- the CCDC174 gene encoding coiled-coil domain-containing protein 174 isoform X1, which codes for MDRRKKPLDVAASSLVDLKAELFRKQEEFKKEKLLKDAGVFAKPRTSNKKPSIWTKQNTGVVNRAAKDVEQKAEEQDILDKSRKKLEEKAKLYEKMTKGDFPDEETEDLYLVDFTQKIIDKQHEVQELHQSEAAGKTSERDTDEEETQPEADIPPPEDPDEEWVDYVDFLGRSRRCMKKDLPSLLKMDQELQGKRQEPDGNTLLSEDMRRELQRQQWEKEEEEALRKPMGPIHYEDIRENEARQLGVGYFAFSRDQELRHKQRATLDMLREQTLDQRNKREQLKEKRKAALDARLSKLRARKIKKLREAGLEEEAEKLENGEVKGAAEEPEPPRVTAPSRKVEVIIQERRDTKPGVPYVREWDKGKELMFGQWEKKQEELRDERDPEFAPPSDYFLGQKKDDYYRSRNLNSSETSSEKLETERAQNQQRPSVQGSGSSAGDVPPSAQASNSNVPDKPGSAEPSGHDAQGVSSTEDESSDDEDMLPPAQAYGYGARGVPPPLRGYGYNARGVPPPMPAYGYGTPEVPFPVQAYSYGAPGMVPPMHAYGYGTPEMPFAMQAYGYGTQDVPPGMQTCGCSTQGVPPGMQTCGCSAQELLPGTQVCDLSSQDVLPGIHTCGCSSQDVPPGTHTCGCSSLDVPPGTDTYGSSTQEVPPGTDTCGSSTQDVPPGTQASGCSTQDMEPPEQTDSSDTPNQEPLYQSLDDMLSYYRQVT